Below is a window of Leifsonia sp. NPDC080035 DNA.
CAACCGCATGGCGCACGACTACGACCGGCTCGCCACGGCGCTCGGCGACGCCTTCGCCGTGACCGTGATCGAGCGACGGGGACGCGGCGCGAGCGGGCCGCAGGGCGCGGACTACGCGCTCGACCGGGAGGTGGAGGATCTGGCGGCGGTGGCCGAGGCGGTCGGCGCGAGCGACGTCTTCGGGCACAGCTACGGGGGCCTTGTCGCGCTGGTCGCGGCGCGCGCCGGCCGGATCATCCACCGCCTCGCCGTCTACGAGCCGGGGGTGTCCATCGACGGCTCGTTCGACCTCTCCTTCCGCGGCCGGTTCCGGGAGCTGCTCGGGCGCGGCAAGCATGTGCGCGCGATGGCGCTGTTCCTGCACCGGACGCGGCTGCTCCCGTTCGGCTGGACGCCGTACCCGGTCTGCTGGGCGCTGTCGGTGCTGATGGTCGGCCGCCGCGGCGAGATGCGCGACCTGATGCCGACGACGCCCGCGGAACTCGACGAGGTCGCCCGCGCGGACGGCGACGGCATGGCATACGCCGCCATCACGGCCGACACCCTCCTGGTCGCCGGAACCCGCTCGCCCGGCTACCTCACCGGCGTGCTCGAGCCGCTGAGCAGGATCATCCCCCGCTCGCACCGCGTGTCGCTCGACGGCGCCGACCACAATGCCCCCGACGAGAGCGCGCCGGAGCGGGTGGCCGTGGAGCTGCGGCGGTTCTTCGCCTAGCGCGGCGACCGCCGGCCATCGGCCCGCAGCGGAGATTGGTGCCGAATGTAGCGAATTCGTGCACGAAAGCGGACATTCGGCACGAATCGGGAGGCGCCGCCGGGCGTCAGCAGGAGTCGGCGAACAGCCGGCGCGGACGCTCGGGGTCGGCGTCGTCGAACATCACCGAGGCGACCTCGCGCGGGGCGCCGAGCGGGTCCTTGCGGCCGGTCGACACGAACGACCAGTCGGCGTCGCGCTCCGGGTCGTGCTCGACCCACACCGAGAAGTTCCAGAAGCCGTGGAAGGCGTCCTCCAGCAGGTGCTCCCCGTCGACGACCAGCACCCCCTCGCCCGCACGGAACGGCGCGACGACCGACTCCCGGAAGGCGTCCGGGCTCATGCCGGTCGCGACGCTCGTCCGCTCGACCGTCTGCCCCTCCGCACGCAGGGCGTCCGCGAGAGCATCGGCCGCCGCGGCGCGGTCAGCGCCGGGGACCCCGGTGACCGCCACGAAGCGCGGTCCGCGCCGGTAGTGCTGCAGGAACTCGGTGGCGACGCCGTCGAAGAACGCCGCCCTGTCGGTGGTCACGCTGCCCATGGCGCGAGTATCCCACCCGGGAGGGTGCGAAGCCAGCCGCGGCAGGCGCCGCGACCGAGCAGATCTGGAGAAGCGCACCTCCCGCGTGGTTCCCTAGGTTGGATGCAGCCGGCAGACGCCGGCGCACACCAGGAGGGGAAAGCGCATGGCCACGACGGACAAGGCGGCAGGGGCGAAGTCGTACGAGGGCTTCACCGAGGACGAGCGCGACGCGATGAAGCAGCGCTCGCGCGAGCTGAAGTCGTCGAAGAAGGCGACGCCGGAGACGCAGCTGGCCGAACTGCTGGAGAAGATCGCGACGTTCGACGACACCGACCGGGCGCTCGCCGAGCGCATCCACTCGATCGTCCTGGAGGCGGCGCCCGAGCTCACGCCGAAGCTCTGGTACGGGATGCCCGCCTACTACCGGGGTGCCAAGAACATCGTCTTCTTCCAGCCGGCCGCCAAGTTCAAGGCGCGCTACTCGACGCTCGGCTTCAACGACGCGGCCGCACTCGACGACGGCACGATGTGGCCGGTCGCATACGCGATCACGACGCTGACGCCCGAGGACGAGCAGCGGATCGCGGAGCTGGTGCGCCGCGCCGCCGCCACCGAGGGCGCCCCCGGCGCCGGGAGCTGACCGCCGGCGTCGCTCAGCGCCTCGCGCGGCCCAGCATCCTGCGCAGCGCGAGCCGCCACCGCGGCGTGCGTCGTACCGGCTGCGCCGGCACGCTTGCCGTCGGGACGTAGACCACCGTTCCGCAGCGGTCGCACACGTCCACATGCTCGTGCACCGCGAGTCCCGCGCCCATGTACGGGTTCCGCACCCTGGTCAGCGGGCGCCCGCAGGAGGGGCAGTCGTTCGTGCGTTCCATGACTGCCAGAACTGTACCCGCACCGCTGGCCCCTTCCGGCCAGGCGAGGCCCGGCCTACCCTGATGGGATCGGCTCCGAGCGGTGGAGAAGGAGCAGCACATGGACACCAGCCCCGACGACGGTCTCCGGCCGCCCGACGCGGTCCCCGAGGTCGCCGACGACCAGGCGGTCGGCATGGTCAGCATCCCGCCCGAGCGCGTGGCGGAACTGGAGGCGCGCGCCAGGGAGTTCGTCGCCGAGCTCGCCGCGGCCGACCCCGACAGCGACGCGTTCCGCCGCAAGATCGCCGGGTTCTCGCTGCTCGGCGATGCGGAGATGCGCGCGTCGAGCGACGCCTCGCGGCAGCTGCTCAGCCGCCCGGCCGCCTCCCTCGCCGCCGCGCGTGGCAAGCAGGTGCCGTCGGACCCGCAGTACGGCGTGATCCGGACCCTGCAGCAGCTGCGCGCCACCGTCAGCGACTTCGACCCGCAGCACCTGACCGGACGCAACCGGATGCTCGCCCGCCTCCCCGGCGGACGGCGACTGCGGCAGTACGCCCAGCGCTTCGAGTCTGCGCAGAAGCAGCTGGACGCGATCGTGGAGTCCCTCGAACACGGCCAGGAGTGGCTGCGGCGCGACAACGTCGACATCGAGAAGGAGCGCGCTGCACTCTGGAAGACGACCGAGCGGCTGAACGAGTACGTCACGCTCGCGGCGGCGCTCGACGAGGCGACGGTCGCGCGCGCCGGCGACCTGCGCGTCACCGACCCCGACCGCGCGACGCGGCTGGAGAAGGAGGCGCTGTTCCCGATCCGCCAGCGCCGTCAGGACCTGACAACGCAGATCGCGGTGTCGGTGCAGGCCTACCTCGCGCTGGACGTGATCCGGCAGAACAACGTCGAGCTCATCAAGGGCGTCGAGCGAGCGAAAACCACCACGGTGTCCGCCCTGCGCACGGCGGTCGTGGTGGCCCAGGCGCTCGAGAACCAGCGGCTCGTCATCGACCAGCTCGGCGCGCTGCACCAGAGCACCAACGCCCTGATCGGCAGGACGGGCGAGGTGCTGCGCGAGCAGACCGAGCAGGTGCAGAAGGAGCAGACAACGTCCGCGGTGGATGTGGAGGTGCTTCAGCGCGCGTTCGACAACGTGTTCGCGACCATGGACAGCATCGACACCTACCGCAGCAGGGCGATCGACAGCATGGCGACGACGGTGGATGCGCTCGAGCGCCAGGTCGCCCGCTCCCGCGGCTACCTGCGGCGCTCGCGCAACTCGGGATCGGGCTCGGGGGCCGGGAGCGTCTGACCCGCCCGCACCTGCGTACGGCATCCTTCGTCTCCGTCTCCGGGACCGCGTCCTTCGCGATCTCACACAGGCCTCCCAGTGGGCGACCGTTGCGCGAACGCACAGGCAGCGTTCAATGGGCGGCAGGCACGAGGTGAGGAGACACATGGACCTGAGTGGGAAGAGCATCGTCGTCACGGGCGGCAACAGCGGTATCGGCGCGGCCATCGTGCGCGCGCTCGCGGCGGCCGGCGCGAGCGTCGTGATCGACTACGTGTCGCATCCCGAGGACGCGGCGGACCTGGTCAAGGAGATCACGGCCGACGGCGGCCACGCCATCGGGGTCGACGCCGACGTGTCGACGATCGCCGGCCTGAGCAAGCTGGTCTCCACCGCGGTCGACGAGTTCGGGAAGCTCGACGGCTTCGTCAACAACGCGGGCATCGAGGACCGGCACAGCCTCCTGGAGGTGGACGAGGAGTCGTTCGAGAAGATCATGACGGTCGACATGAAGAGCGCCGTGTTCGGCACCCAGCTCGCGGCCAAGCAGTTCATCCAGCAGGGCACCGGCGGCGTCGTCGTCAACGTCTCGTCGGTCCACGAGGACTGGCCGATGCCGGGGAACCTCATGTACTGCGTTGCCAAGGGCGGGATGCGGATGCTCACCCGCACCGCGGGCGTCGAGCTCGGCCCGCAGAACGTGCGGATCGTCAACGTCGCGCCCGGGGCCGTCGACACCCCGATCAACGAGGAGACCATGAAGGACGACTCGATGCGCCAGAAGCTGGAGAACTCCATCCCGCTCCGGAAGGTCGCCGACCCGGCCGAGATCGGGGACGTCGTGGCCTTCGTGCTCTCCGACGACGCGCGGTACATCACCGCGACGACGGTGTTCGTCGACGGCGGCATCATGCAGGGAAGCGTTGGCCTGTGACGGCTCGCCGCATCGAGGACTACGCGATGATCGGGGACCTGCACACGGCGGCGATGGTCGGCGCCGACGGGTCCATCGACTGGCTCTGCCTACCCAGGTTCGACTCCTCCGCCTGCTTCGCCGCGATGCTCGACGACGAGTCAGCCGGGCGCTGGCGCATCGCCCCCGTCGGTGCCGGACGCTGCACGCGGCGGCGGTACCGCGGCGACACGCTGATCCTGGAGACCGAGTGGGAGACGCCGGAGGGAGCGGTGCGGATCACCGACTTCATGCCGGTGCGCGACCACGCGGCCGACCTGGTCCGGATCGTGGAGGGCCTCTCCGGCACGGTCACCATGCGGCTGGAGCTGGTGCTGCGCTTCGACTACGGCCACGTCGTGCCGTGGGTCACAGCCGAGGACGGCGGCATCCGCGCGGTCGCCGGCCCGGACGCGGTGCTCGTCAGCTCCCCCGTTCCGCTGGAGGGGCGCGACATGCGCACGGTCGCCGAGTTCACCGTGGCGGCGGGCGAGACGGCGCCGTTCGTGCTCACCTGGTTCCCGAGCCACGAGCCGGAGCCGACGCCCGCCGATGCCGAGGGCGCGCTCGCGGCGACCGAGCTGTACTGGGACCGGTGGAGCGCGCAGAGCGCGGTGTACGGTCCGCACCGGGACGCGGTGCAGCGGTCGCTGGTCACGCTGAAGGCGCTCACCTACCAGCCGACCGGCGGCATCGTCGCGGCGCCGACCACCTCCCTTCCGGAGCAGCTCGGCGGCCCGCGCAACTGGGACTACCGGTTCTGCTGGCTACGGGATGCGGCGCTCGCCCTGCAGTCGCTGCTGACCGCGGGGTACACGGACGAGGCGCGCTCCTGGCGCGACTGGCTCGTGCGCGCCGTCGCCGGCGACCCCGCCGACCTGCGCATCATGTACGGGCTGGACGGTCGCAGGCGGCTGCCGGAGGAGACCATCCCCTGGCTGCGCGGGTACGAGGGCTCGTCCCCGGTGCGCGTCGGCAATGCGGCGGCGGAGCAGCTGCAGCTGGATGTGTGGGGCGAGGTGCTCGACGGCCTTGCCCTCACCAGGACGACGATCGGCTCCGGCGACGACGACGCGTGGGCGGTGCAGCGCGCCCTGCTCGACCACCTCGCCGAGAACTGGACGGAGCCGGACAACGGGCTGTGGGAGATGCGCGGTCCCCGCCGGCACTTCACGCACTCCAAGCTGATGGCCTGGGTCGCGGTCGACCGGATGATCGACGGCGTGCGAAGCTTCGGGCTGCCGGGGCCGGTGCGCTCGTGGGAGCGGCTGCGCGCGCGGATCCGGCGGGACATCCTGGCGAACGGCTACGACGAGAAGCGCAACACCTTCGTGCAGTCGTACGGGTCGAAGGAGCTGGACGCCGCGCTGCTGCTCATCCCGAGGGTCGGCTTCCTGCCGCCGGACGACCGCAGGGTGGTCGGGACCATCGACGCCATCCAGAGGAACCTCACGGAGGACGGCCTGGTGCTGCGGTACCGGCCGGGCGCGAGCGACGACGGGCTGCCGGGCGGCGAGGGAGTGTTCCTCGCCTGCTCGTTCTGGATGGTCGACGCGCTCATCGGGGCCGGC
It encodes the following:
- a CDS encoding alpha/beta hydrolase, which encodes MTTTGSVTSQDGTTIAYRTTGAGRALVVVPGNNRMAHDYDRLATALGDAFAVTVIERRGRGASGPQGADYALDREVEDLAAVAEAVGASDVFGHSYGGLVALVAARAGRIIHRLAVYEPGVSIDGSFDLSFRGRFRELLGRGKHVRAMALFLHRTRLLPFGWTPYPVCWALSVLMVGRRGEMRDLMPTTPAELDEVARADGDGMAYAAITADTLLVAGTRSPGYLTGVLEPLSRIIPRSHRVSLDGADHNAPDESAPERVAVELRRFFA
- a CDS encoding DUF1801 domain-containing protein, with translation MATTDKAAGAKSYEGFTEDERDAMKQRSRELKSSKKATPETQLAELLEKIATFDDTDRALAERIHSIVLEAAPELTPKLWYGMPAYYRGAKNIVFFQPAAKFKARYSTLGFNDAAALDDGTMWPVAYAITTLTPEDEQRIAELVRRAAATEGAPGAGS
- a CDS encoding toxic anion resistance protein codes for the protein MDTSPDDGLRPPDAVPEVADDQAVGMVSIPPERVAELEARAREFVAELAAADPDSDAFRRKIAGFSLLGDAEMRASSDASRQLLSRPAASLAAARGKQVPSDPQYGVIRTLQQLRATVSDFDPQHLTGRNRMLARLPGGRRLRQYAQRFESAQKQLDAIVESLEHGQEWLRRDNVDIEKERAALWKTTERLNEYVTLAAALDEATVARAGDLRVTDPDRATRLEKEALFPIRQRRQDLTTQIAVSVQAYLALDVIRQNNVELIKGVERAKTTTVSALRTAVVVAQALENQRLVIDQLGALHQSTNALIGRTGEVLREQTEQVQKEQTTSAVDVEVLQRAFDNVFATMDSIDTYRSRAIDSMATTVDALERQVARSRGYLRRSRNSGSGSGAGSV
- a CDS encoding glucose 1-dehydrogenase encodes the protein MDLSGKSIVVTGGNSGIGAAIVRALAAAGASVVIDYVSHPEDAADLVKEITADGGHAIGVDADVSTIAGLSKLVSTAVDEFGKLDGFVNNAGIEDRHSLLEVDEESFEKIMTVDMKSAVFGTQLAAKQFIQQGTGGVVVNVSSVHEDWPMPGNLMYCVAKGGMRMLTRTAGVELGPQNVRIVNVAPGAVDTPINEETMKDDSMRQKLENSIPLRKVADPAEIGDVVAFVLSDDARYITATTVFVDGGIMQGSVGL
- a CDS encoding glycoside hydrolase family 15 protein: MTARRIEDYAMIGDLHTAAMVGADGSIDWLCLPRFDSSACFAAMLDDESAGRWRIAPVGAGRCTRRRYRGDTLILETEWETPEGAVRITDFMPVRDHAADLVRIVEGLSGTVTMRLELVLRFDYGHVVPWVTAEDGGIRAVAGPDAVLVSSPVPLEGRDMRTVAEFTVAAGETAPFVLTWFPSHEPEPTPADAEGALAATELYWDRWSAQSAVYGPHRDAVQRSLVTLKALTYQPTGGIVAAPTTSLPEQLGGPRNWDYRFCWLRDAALALQSLLTAGYTDEARSWRDWLVRAVAGDPADLRIMYGLDGRRRLPEETIPWLRGYEGSSPVRVGNAAAEQLQLDVWGEVLDGLALTRTTIGSGDDDAWAVQRALLDHLAENWTEPDNGLWEMRGPRRHFTHSKLMAWVAVDRMIDGVRSFGLPGPVRSWERLRARIRRDILANGYDEKRNTFVQSYGSKELDAALLLIPRVGFLPPDDRRVVGTIDAIQRNLTEDGLVLRYRPGASDDGLPGGEGVFLACSFWMVDALIGAGRRDEAETLFDRLLGLRNDVGLLSEEWDPHASRQLGNMPQAYSHFALIRSAFHLLAGGTTTTQDRIPIATRKE